A region of the Spirochaetaceae bacterium genome:
TATTGACTATTGCTATAGCAAGAACTTATTACATAAGCCCTCGCACAAACGTATCTCTCTTTCCTTCCCTTATGACAGCCCACTAGCATCAGCAGCCGGCCGCCTTTCTCTTAAACTGTTACTCAGCTTTCCCTTTGTAACAACGCCGCCCTCAATCGCTCTCAGGCAACGAAAAGTACTTTAACATATCCTCAACCTTTTGTCAACCCCTTTCCAAAGTTTTTTAAGATTTTTTTGAATTTTTTGACCGAAAACGTACAAATGCTTTAATCAACCCAATTTATTAATGCGTGGTGCCGCCCACCGCCGTAATAGCCTCTTCATTAATAATACAGGCGCTAATGGCGGCTTCCAGCCCAACAGCTATTTGCTCTAAAGATAATGAAGGCATATTCATTTTATCTACCACCTGCTCGGTAATATAAGGCACATGGATAAAACCGCCGCGCATGCCCTTAAACTCGGGCATGGTAGCTAATTTATGCAGCAGACCGTACATTAAATGGTTGCACACAAAAGTACCCGCACTATTGGATACCGCCGCAGGCAGGCCAACCTCTTTAATGGCCTGCACCATAACTTTAATAGGCACGGTAGCAAAGTAAGCCGCCGCGCCGGTGGCCATAATAGGTTGGCTAATGGGTTGGTTGCCCGCGTTATCGGCAATGCCGGCGTCATCAAGGTTAATGGCCACGCGCTCTGGGGTAATGGCAAAACGGCCGCCTGCCTGCCCCACGCACAGCACCACTGCGGGCCTATGCAGCCGCATGGCCTCTTCCAGCAGGTTGACGGATTGCCCAAACACCACCGGCAGCTCCAGCTTAATAAGTTGATAACTTTCGGTTTTATCTTTTAATAACTTAACGGCCTCGTACGAGGGGTTGATGGCCTCGCCGCCAAAGGGGGTAAAGCCCGTAACTAAAACTTTTTGAAGGGTGCTTTCTTTTTTGGCGGCAGAGGCAGGCTTTTGAAAGGCTTGCGCAATTTTGCTGAATATGTTCATGGCTTTATTATACACCAAGAGCAAAAGTTGAACAAGTTTTATTTTACCCCTTCACTAAAAAACAGCTCCAAATAAAACAAAAAATTTAGCACAATTTTGTTTTATAAGTACTTGCCAGCATTTTTCACTAATGCTATAACGCTTATACTACAAATTTATTAAGGAGAAGTGATGAAAAGCAATCACAAAAATTTTAGTAAATGGGCGCTAGCTCTTGTATTGCGAGCGCTAGCGCGGCAGCCCGGCAATACCTATAGCTGGATAGTTAATTACTTGTTTTATATAACAATACTATTTGATGGCCACAGGTTAGCTTTCCTTACTAAAAAAGGTAATTTCCTGCTTAATGGCCTTTTCGAGGGCAAGCAACACCTGCGGTGCATCTTCTTTGGCTATTCTTAGCAAAATTTTTTCTTTAATGCCATCGTATTCATGGCTAATTACATTACGTAAATCGGTTATTTTACGCCAAACAATTTCAGGATATTTCTCTTGTATCTCAGCCCGCACTCGGTTAGCCGCCTCGCCAGCTATCTCAAAGGCGCGTTCCATGCTGCGCTGCTCTAATCTAAGCTGCCTCACATCTACCTCTTCACCTTGTTGCTGCTTATTACTCAGCATTTCGTATTGACTAGCGTAGTCGATAGCCTCATTAAGGCTCCATACCATATCCTTCATGTATTGGATATGGCGTTTATGTTTTTCTCTCATACGTAAATGGTATCCTCCAGTATTTCTTCCTTAAATTCTAGCCGTAAATTATCTTCAAGGTGTGAATCGGTTTTAATGCCAAAAAGGGCCTGAAACTCGTAGTTAATATCAATTAACTCAAGGCCAATATGGTCGGTGCTTTCGCAAAAATAAATAATATCAATATCACTCTCTGCCGTCTGTTCGCCGCGCGCATAGCTACCAAACACACCAATTTTATTGATAAGATATTTGCGTTTAAGCTCGGGCGCAGCGGCACGCAAGGTGGCCAAAATTTCTTCTAGGGTAAGCATACCCTCATTATACACCAAAAAGCACCAAAATTAAAGTCAAAATCACCGAAATTGCTTAAAAAACATGCGCAAATCTCCCTAAAGTTGTGCAACCAAATCGCAAAAAATTTCATTTAAACAAAATTTTTACGCACT
Encoded here:
- the pcp gene encoding pyroglutamyl-peptidase I gives rise to the protein MNIFSKIAQAFQKPASAAKKESTLQKVLVTGFTPFGGEAINPSYEAVKLLKDKTESYQLIKLELPVVFGQSVNLLEEAMRLHRPAVVLCVGQAGGRFAITPERVAINLDDAGIADNAGNQPISQPIMATGAAAYFATVPIKVMVQAIKEVGLPAAVSNSAGTFVCNHLMYGLLHKLATMPEFKGMRGGFIHVPYITEQVVDKMNMPSLSLEQIAVGLEAAISACIINEEAITAVGGTTH
- a CDS encoding DUF86 domain-containing protein, which produces MREKHKRHIQYMKDMVWSLNEAIDYASQYEMLSNKQQQGEEVDVRQLRLEQRSMERAFEIAGEAANRVRAEIQEKYPEIVWRKITDLRNVISHEYDGIKEKILLRIAKEDAPQVLLALEKAIKQEITFFSKES
- a CDS encoding nucleotidyltransferase family protein yields the protein MYNEGMLTLEEILATLRAAAPELKRKYLINKIGVFGSYARGEQTAESDIDIIYFCESTDHIGLELIDINYEFQALFGIKTDSHLEDNLRLEFKEEILEDTIYV